The nucleotide window CTCGGCCGGCGGCGCTAGGGCGAGCGCGCCCCCTGGCGACGGCCCTGGGCGAGCGCCCCCTCCCCTGGCGAGGGCGGCGCCCACCACCACGGCGCAAGATTTTTGCGTCGTCTCTCCTCGACGACGCTTTTTTGTGTTCTTGCCGGCGTCGGACGCAAAATGGGTTGCTTGAATGGGTCTTCTGTTAAGAGCGTGACTTTGATAGGCAAAAGTACTGTGCGTGACCGATTTTGCGTTTACGGCTATTCGTTTTTGTATCTAAAAAGGCACCCAGCTGATCTGTTCTGCACGGCACTGGCATTTCAATTCTAGATCCTAATTATGTGGCAGGATGGCATTGCACGATTGCGTCTCAAGTCATACCACGACAGGCATCAACTTAAATTAATTTATATCTTGTGAAAGTTAACAAAGTACAAATGAAACGGAGAATAACTCCATTCCACGGACAGCACTTGTGGTGGCGCCCATCGCCAACCAATCAGCCCATGATTAGATGATCCCACACAGGATCAGAAACCTTGCATCGTCGGCAGCAGCAGGTGCTCTACCAAAACACGAGCAACAACACGAGATTTGCTGCTGGCAAACATCACATCCATGGCACAGTTAGATCCCTGCAAAAGACAACAGCCTCTCAATAATGGTTCCTCCAAAAATCTGACAGAAAAGATTAGGGTCTCTAGGCAAAGATCTTACGGAGGATGGCGGTGGGTTATTGCGAGGCCTCTCTTTGTCATTCAGCTTACATACTGCAGTAGAATGCACAAACTTGTGTGAGTTTGTTTGCAATTTCTCTTCATCAGCAAAGGATTTAGAAGATTAGCAGATTTACCTCCACTTTCAGCAGGAGGCTGGAGGGATGCTTTGCTGTATAGACCACTCCAGCTCAGTACCCCCATCCATTTGATGCCAAGTTTGTACCGGTTGTGATGCAGCTCGCTGCTCACTTTGCACAGGCTTGGAAGCATCTGATATTCTGCCATGTACCAGCAAAGGGTGCGTAGGAGAAGGAGCAACACATGAGAGGCTTCGTTCTGTTGGAGAGCCAGAAGACAGTGATTGCATTCCGGTAGCAGCAGATCTGTTCATGTGAATTGCTTCTGATTGTACAAATACAGGTATCTCTGATTGTATTGTGTGCACAGCTATTGATGCCCGGACGCTATCGTAGTCCGCTTTGTCACTCCCTGCAGGACCTGACTGAGTAAATTTTGGAAAGAACAATAAATTTTCTGCAAGCCACTGAATAAGTTACTCTCTTTATGCTTgcagaatttaaaattttggtgCACCTACATTTTCCATGTCTCGGATATGCACAATGATTATTGTTATATCATCTGTCCTGTTTTCGTGCTCCAGCCATAGTTTGTATGACTCTGCAGCAATTGCCGAACAGGCATCTCGAGGATCTTGATACGTAGCAACCTGTAGGAAACGAGAAAGAGCTCAGAATTAGTGACACAGACAAAGCCAAGCAAGAAAAGCCACATATTATCATTGGTTCATTACTGAAAAGTTCCAGCAGTAGTGGTAAAATAAGGAAAAAAAAATTATTGCTCCAAGAATGGTATAAATAATAGACTCATACCAAAGGACAGaataatatacatcaaaaggcaTGAGAACGGAAAACAGCTGTTAGCAGCCTGGTTTCATTATAGAAGTATACATCGTTTCAAAACTGTGAAATGTTGGGTGGAAAAGTGGAGGTTATGAAGAGTGGACCATCCATGATCCATTGTTAACTACAGATCATGTTTGGCCTAATCAAAATAAAATTGACAAAATGCAGGTACAACTCTAGTAATTCAGCAATCAACAGTCCAATCTGAAATCATGTCAGTTTTGAGACCAACAAGATGGCCAGCATTCCTTTTTATCAGCAGTACTTTAGGAAAGTTTACTTTGTCCTTGCAGCCATTTACCTAGCTTGTCCTTCCACTTTTCTTCACACTTCGGATTAGTCAATTTTTCCATCACAGCTCAAATGCTAGTCTATTGTTCTACTAGATAAAGTTACCTCCACTTAAGCAGAACTTcattcagagagagagagagagagagaggagggagagcaaGCGAGCTTTCATAATGACAACAACGATCGACCTTGGAACCCTCACTATTCCATAATCATTACACCATCCTGCAGTTTCAACTTTCTGAGAAAAGCAACTTGACTGATGGAGTACTTTATAGTATGTAATGCAAGGAAGAAAAAGAAGTGTTAAAGTCAAAATGGGAGGTCCTTTTGTACTGTTTCTATTTGCACTTTGCAGCAAGCTAAAGTTGGGCACTATATACTGTACGTGTAGGTAAACTGTCAAGTCATTAGCGACCACTGAACACCATCTTTATCCTATTCCTAATAGCACACACAAAGCTCATCTGAAATCATTTCGCACTACGCAGAAAGTCAACTTATGATTATCCATACATAGAGGTTCTACTGCTTTCATTCTGGGCAATCAGCTAAGTTTCATAGGAGTACCTCTCGATTATGCAGTGATTCCTTTCACATCAATAGCTTAAAGCTCTATACCAAGGCTGTAGTTGGTTGGATGAAATGCACAAACGTGTGATTACTATAGTCCTTGGAAGTAACCAAGGTAGAATGTAGCAGCTAACTCTCCCACACACTAGACTAACCACATTGTAAGGTTCACAGCTAGTCAACTACCTGTGCCTGTCTATTTCGTAGAAAACGATATGCAGACTGGAATTAATTGATCGAAGTGGGTCAAATAAAAAGAGCAAACAAACAGGAAAAGGAAAACAGAGCATAGAATGAAAGCCGGTACCCTGTCAACAACTTCCTGGCTGGAGAGGAACTCGAAGACGCCATCGCTGGCGACAACGAAGAAAAGGTGCGATGGAGTGATCTCCACGCTCTTGACCTCCGGCTCGGCGACGACCCCGACTGCCTTGGCGGCGAGGTCCCCAAGGCTGCGGGTGAAGGCGGTGCCGGGGTAGAGGCCGTCGCGCGCCCAGACGCGGGGCGGATCCCCCTCGTCAGGCGCCCAGCCCTCGGCCTCCGGGTCGCGCATGCCCTCCACCTGCTCGACGGACATGACCCGGGCGCCGCAGGCCTTGACGCGCGCACGCTCGTCGGCGCGGAACGGGGTCTGGTCCCAGGAGAGGTCCTCGGCGACGACGCGGCCGGCGCGCCAGACCCCGGCGACGGCGCGGGAGTCGCCGACGTTGGCAACGTGGAGCGCGCCGCCGGCGACGAGGGCGGCCACGGCGGTGGTGCCGCTCATGGAGTCGTCGACCCCGGGGGCGGCGTGCATCTCGGCGTTGGCGCCCAGCATGGCCTCGCGGAACGCGGCGGCGAAGTcggtggcgccggcgccggcgagggAGGGCGACGCGAGGAGGAGGCGCGGGAGCGCGTCCCGCGCGAACCCGGCGCAGGCGGCACCGGCGGCGCCGTGGCCGTCGAAGACGGCGAAGAGGTGGAGGTTCGGGTCTCCCGCGAAGCGCGTGGTGACGAGGTGTGCGTCCTGGGATTCCCGGGCCGGGGACTCCGGGTAGAGCCCCGCCACGGCCAGCGCGGCGTACTCCAGCACCAGACCGGCCCCGGGCACCGCGGCGCGGCCGAGCGTGGCGCCGCCGTGgtcgccgccgccgacggcggCGGAGGAGCCCCTCCTCGGGTGCCGCGGCAGGCAGCACTTGCCCTGCGCGCACCCCATCGGCGTCGCGTCGTGTGCGCGCTAGGGTTTGGGTTTGGGGCGCTCTCCACTCTCTGGGTGCGTGATTTTGGGGGCCTCGGGGAGTTAAGAAATCGGAAGGGAAGGAGAAGTGAATGAAGGAGAGAAGAAGGGGAGAGCCGGAGACTGGAAAGTGGAATGATTCAAACCCCAACAAGTGCGAGGGGCAAGGCAGGTACACGCCAACGCCACGCACTGAAGAGGGGAGACGCCGCGCCGTGGTGCACGGGTAGTTCGCTGGGGGGAGGTGTGCCCCACTGTCCAGTGGCAGCGGAAATAATTCAGTGGGACCCGTTTCAAAAAATAATTCGGGTGGACTGTATTTGCGGGCGGCACTAGGAAACTACTCGATCCGTTCGTTTTTAAGCtgccgtttggcagggcttcacttcaccagtgaagttattttttttttgtttcagctccacgaacagtttcatcggtggagctgaagcggttttggtaaaccattTGACAAAATGGTTTTCCTGTAAGAACATGTTTTTAGGAGCTTGGAGGAGGAGTCGGGAAAAGCCATTTTTTTTTTCCATCCCatcccaaatcactgtgagagcgtgtttttaggggcttcacaagtgaagttattttactttaccccgtttggtagaaaacggctcctgaagccggtgaagaagccctgccaaatGGGGCCTAAGTCTCCTACAGTATTCGTACGTGGTTAAACTTCTTTTTGACTAAATTAttaataatatttatatctctaaataaatttaatataaaATAGATTTAATAATCTATCAAATAGtattaattatatattataaatattaatatttttatgtaTTTAGTTAAAATTGAGTATATTTAACTTTTATAGGAAAGTGAGAACAACAATGGAAAAGGAACAAAGAGAGTATTACATATTTGCTACATGTCTCTATGCATAAGCATACAACATCTGAGATGTAGTTATTTTCTAATCTTTCTCCTAAACTTATACAATAATTGTATATAATATTGGATATTTACTTTTGAATAAGTGTCATAAATTCATGGTAGTTACTTATTCCATGAAAACAGTTCTCACCGATTTTGTGTCCGGAGTGATGATGAGATGGCCATGGGTTAAGTATGGCAATAGAACACGTTAAggtgatcttttttttttttgcttttgttttcgtGAAGAAGACAACCACGGATGTCCACTTTTGTTTTAACAATTATTTGAGAGAAGTAACGGCTGTAAAAGTAACGGCCGTAGTCATCATTTAAAAAGATGATGCATATCGTGACCACAAATTTGGGTTTTGCTTCACTTACTTTGTCCCTCTCTGCTTCGCCAAATATACACGATGTGATGGGACTGATAAATCAAGGGGCTCGGCTAGAGTCGTGGCAAAGCAAGAAATGGGCACATGATAAAGGAGAGGTCGAGAGGGCAAGTTGAAGAACCATTCAAGTAAAACCGGGTGATCACAAGAAGACAATTATTGTTTCTAAAAGTTCTTTCAATCACAAGCATACATATCTGCTATCATATCCATAATGTGCCAATTCACCGGACCATGCTACGGATTTAGGGCGAATGAGGTCAGGAATTAATCCGGCTGATCAATTGTTATACAAATTAGATAATCATTCCGGTTGGAAATCGTTCCAGGGATGAACCGAACACACCCTTAGGGCCTGTTCGGTTAGCAGGATTCCAACCAAGAGCCAATCTAGCTTATCAAAGATTATATAAATTAGAGAAGCAATCCAGCCAGGAGTCATTCCAGGGCACCATTCCATGGAACCGAATAGGCCCTTTTATTAGGAATTGCTTGGATCACGGTTGGATGATTACGAATGTGTTATATTAATGTACAATATGATTTATAATGATCTAGATTATTTGGATCTCTATACTATATGTGTCGGATTATATAACTTATAAGATTTGGTCTTTTCAGCATCTGCAACAATATTGTATTAGTATGTTCACTAAGATGGGTTATAGGACGACAATAAATTTTGGTTACATTTTCATAATCCAACTCGTAAGTAAGCTTCTCTTTTTGATATCCGAGAGATTATTATAACCCAGATGTGATCCAAACAGGTCGCTAAACAACCACCACCAAGCAATGAGTTGTCCTCAAATTTGTTCCATGCATGTCAAAGAACATCCAACCATTTGCTTTCTTTGGTTTATGCTTAACAGGATATTTCAGCTGCTCTGCATTTACTGAGAGAGGTGAATGTTGGGTTTAATAATCGACAACAACATGGTTTGGTGTTTTGCAGAAACGTAGCGCTCCAACGTTTGTCCGCTCATTTTCCACACCGTCCTTGCCAATCTTGTCCTCTAGGACCGGACGGAGGCTTTCCGTCCTCTCTCCCTTGCCAAACCATTCCACCAGACAACTGTTACAATTAcaacacacacacagagagaccTGCAAAACGCACAGTTCGTTCTGGAACCTCGAATCTCCACTGAGCCCACGATAGATGAACTGAAAAGGACACGGTCCTTTGTCCGGGTTCTGGACGGAGAATGGAGAGCCGGCTGAGACTGAAAGGCTCCACTGGCTACCGTCCAGTTCATCGGAACAAAACAAGGAGAAAGCGACGCTAGGTATTTGAATTTTGGGGGTGTTTCATGTCTGCACGCCTTTCGTTTtagtggtgtttggttgccccttctaaattttagtcgttgtcccatcgaatatttggacaaatacatagagtattaaatatagactaattatgaaactaattacatcgTTTGTGACTattttatgagacgaatcttttaagtctaattagcctatgatttgacaatgtagtgctacagtaaacatatgttaatgacgaattaattaggcttaaaaattcatctcgtggagtactgacggattatgtaatttgttttttattagtatcaaacacCCCATACAACGTCCTCCCgatacacctcctaaattttaatcaCCGAATCCTAACACCATTTTAGTAACTTTAGTATTTGCGAAGTCCGTAGCCTTTTTTAAAGTCAACTTGACTACCTCCGTGTCCTTTCGAAGATGTGGAATTAGTTGCCTATACCCTCCGTCCACTCTCTCCCGTGGATTATTAGTTCTCAGTCTCACGATGACGAGCTAGTCTCGAGAGTTGACAAAAATGTTTGGATTGTACTGTCGGGtcagtgctggtttgttgtgagagaaaaatactgttggtcgGTTAATAAAttctggttgaaaccaacaaacgaacaggctgagtgTAGGATGTGTTTCAACCTAACAAAAGTCAAATTTTACAACAACTAATCATTGGTCGTTTAATTTTCGTCATAAGCTAGTTAAATTTCTCTAACTTTTAACCTGCTTTAGAAACGAGCTAGCTAGTATGACAAATAAGAGTTTTGTCATACGTGTATTTTTCCAATTTGATCGAGTTGAGCAACGAGCATTACCGTACGTATATAGCCTGGCATCCGGCGTACGTGTCTAAGCACCTTTGATTTTGCGATATGATCATCAGTCCTTCGAAATTCCCAGATCGATCTACGAGTATATAGTAATCGAACATTCGAAGCGGATCGATCCAGGCGTGTATGCCCCGATGCGCGCGCGTACTCACGTGTGCACCAAATTTGTGCGAGTGCGACGTGGATTGGGTGCAgccatatataataataatacatgCACGCTCTAGAAAAAGACTGTAAAAAGCCATCTCACAAGTAATTTTGTTGCCAAAGCCCATTCCTACCGTTTCCGTTTATAATACCATAGCATATTCGGTTATATAATCGCCATGTCATGAGAATTTATTTCGATTCTCCGTTTTGCTAGTTCAAAGTTATGAAACATCAGTCATCAGAATTAAATATTCAAACCCTGAATTTATCTGATTCAGCCGGATTAAAATAAATAGTATGACAACCTTACCAAATGGAAGGCGGAAAGGTTGGGACACAATGAGAAAGGGAATGAGGGGCAGACACTCATAACGCATGCGCActcactcacccctatgaacacacgtatgCCAACTCTCATGGTGCAACTGGTCAGCACAACACGCCAAAGAAGTGGTTCGCTGAGCCAGCCCGGATTCGAGTCGCGCCACAATCTTCTTAAGACAAAAATCAGGGGACGTCTCTCCCCCTAGCTTAGTTTTTTTTATGAACACACCCACGCAAAAACCTGCCCTTATGAGCATCTGCGAAGACCAAGCCGACAAATCCTCAAGATTGGCGGAGTCATCGTTACCTCTATTTCTGTTTGGATAGGATCGCCAAATATCTgatgaataaataaataataataacaataaataaataaaatggctgcatgtatacAGTCGATCATGGCCGAAAtattatatatgttttttttttaggaaacaaAATATTATATATGTGCATAACTGCATATACCCTTTTGGACAAACGCGTTAGTGTCGCTCGTTATACTCGTGCACACTCACGTCCCTCTCGATCGCTTCTTTTTTCCTTCTCTCCATGGCTGCATGCCTGCATGCATCaagcatcatgcatgcatgcgagAGTAtccgatccgccgccgccgccgtcgcgcgcCGTCTGCATTCGGTAGCACACACGCACGGTGACACGGTCCACGGGTGCTTGTAGCTCGTGCCGTCGTGCATGTGACCTGTGGGTgcgcaggggcggatccaacggtggggtggggggctcgagcccccctatCCATGCCGAAACAGTGAAACCTCCTGTGGAGCTCCAATGAATTTTTAgataaagttctatagtgtatgGGGCTGAGATTtgagatcgagcagcagtgttgttcagtcccctAAAATATTTTCTGGATCCGCCGTGCGCTCGTGCATGCAAGCCGGCCACAGGCGCCTTCGTTGATCACTTTTGGAAACGGGAACGGAGCCGTGTGCCTGATGCTATATATGATGAGCGGCGCCATTCCGTTCCGTTGCCGTTTCGCGTCACACGGTATTTGCGTGCATTCATGCAATGCATATACTCCACCTAGCCCGGCGGGGCATGCTGCGTGCATATCCAGCCGTTGTCCTTGCTTTTGCTTCGCATCGATCTCTTGTGAAAAAATTTAAGGCCAAGATGGTAAAAGCGTCTTCCACTCAATTTCTGTTCTATCTGCTGCACGAGCGTACGTACAGTACTTACCTTAGCCTGGAGCTGAACTAGACCTACCAGTCAAACCATTTCTATCTTTATTTCACAGTTGAGCACTTTTACTGTTTGTGATGAGGGGTTAACGAATAACCATCACGTCAACGCAGGAtcttaaaaaaagaagaagaaagaaagagcatCAGCACATccatttgctttttttttttagcAAATCAGCACATCCATTTGCTGCCAACCCCCCCATCCCAAAAAAAAAAGGCACCAAAGAAAAAACACACGGACGCCGGCCCAGCAGCAGCAAATCGGGCTGCAACTGCAAGAACAGCACCGCGGAACACATAGAGCCCAAACCTCGATGGACGGGCCCTCGGCACTGGTGGACAGCCAGGCGAGCATAGCGCGCTGCTTCCTGGCCCAAACAGCCCGCTCGCGCGTGGACGGAGCCAAACCAACCGCTCCACTCCACTCCCGCAAACTACCGTTGCGGCGCGACCACCGGAGCCCGGCCCGCCCCGCACTCCCGATCGCCAGCGATGGCGAGCCTTCTCCTCCGGTCGCTCCGGCGGGCGCGGGGCTTCAGCTCCTCTGCCACCTCGGCGGCGAAGGAAATGGGCGACGGGAATCTCGTCGCGTCGGTGATGTTCGAGCGCCTCCCCGTCGTCATCCCCAAGATCCATCCCGTCGTCTACGCCTTCCAGGAATTCTCGTACGCCACGCCCGCTCTTGTCGCCCATCTGGTCCCTGACTATCTAGTCCTTGCTTCCCTGCCTGATTTGGTCGTGCGTGTCCCTGGTAGGTTTCGGTGGAGGCAGCAGCACAGACGGCAATACCCAGACGAAGTTCTCGGCAAGGCCGACGCCAGGTGAAATTTCTCTCTCCTTCCCCTCGTGTTTGATAGCCTTCTTTTCTGAAAAGAGTGCTCCTGGTTGTTTTGATTTTGCTTAATCGAAGAGCAAGTGTGCAATGGGATGACTGATGGATGCATTTCTCGGTGCATTGGCATAAGAGGTTTAGAATAACCTGGGGGGTAATTTCAATCGGAGGGTGAGAAAGGTTATTTGCTGCCAATACTTTACGCAAGTGGAATATCATTGAGTAAGAAAGCAAGGAGCATTATTGTATACAGGGTAAACAGGTTGCTAGTAGGACACAGGGTAGCTGTCTGTAAGTATTATTGTTTACAGGGTAAACAGATTGCTAATAGGACACAGGGTAGCTGTCTGTAAGTTTTTTGGCAACTGTCAATAACTTGAGTCGAGAGCAGATATGCATGTTCTTTGCCCTCTTCTGATGGTCTGTGGTGTCACAGAAAAATAGCAAAATTGCTGCCAACATTTCATCAGTAGATGTACCGTGCCAACCCTGAATTATAGGTCCTTATGCTTTATGAACTGGTTACTTTGAATGGAGACTTGCAGACCAACAAAATACCCCAAGTCCCATCTAGGAGAACGAAATGGCTGCTTCTGATCAAGAATGGAGCTTTGTATTTTGTAATGAACATCTGTGAATGATTCAGGTTCCATTCCACGTCAATTAGGCACGATTGCATGGACTTAAGACAGCCCCAACGAAATTAGTTGACCTGAAAGTAATACACATGGTATAAAATCTTTTTTATAGCAAACATTTATGTGATGACTACTGTCTGACTCTGATTCTTAGGATGTTTTCCATTCTCAATTTGTATACTCTGCAATTTGCATCTAGTATTTTTTTAATAAAGTCTCCACATTTTCTTTCGTAGGGATAAGGGTGATTATCACATTGATTATGTGCCTGCTCCAAGAATCACAGAGGCTGACAGAACAAATGACCAGAAGTAAGTGCTCGACTTCACCCCTACCCATTAAGGAGTCCTAGTTTCAAAATGGTTCTAGCGTTATTCTTTGTATCCTCTACTGGCCTGCATTTATACTAGGATGAGCTAGAGTTTATGTCACGCATTGAGCTTCCCTATACTTTCTAAGTACTAGGATACTAGTTGAACTCCCTGCATGATTGTGCAGCTAGATTTTTAAGGCCAGTTGTATTTGCTCTGCCTATGCAACCCAACATTTATTTACAATTAAAAAAATCTCTTCTGTTTGTCAATCATAGTACCCATTATAACACTACCTGACTAATCTATGCCGTTACAATTTGGTCATGAAAATACAAAGTATATCCTTCTTTTTCCATTTCAATTAATAATATAATTTCTGGGATTTGTCAAATGGGAGTCCCACTGAATGCTCTCTTGTCCTGCTTTTTATTGTGGCAATGAGATTTTGATGACCAATTGACCATCAATAATATACTTCAAATATGTACCGTTATAGCTGTACTTGGCTGCTTGTCCATTTTGACCTGTACAAT belongs to Miscanthus floridulus cultivar M001 chromosome 4, ASM1932011v1, whole genome shotgun sequence and includes:
- the LOC136552839 gene encoding probable protein phosphatase 2C 65 isoform X1, with protein sequence MGCAQGKCCLPRHPRRGSSAAVGGGDHGGATLGRAAVPGAGLVLEYAALAVAGLYPESPARESQDAHLVTTRFAGDPNLHLFAVFDGHGAAGAACAGFARDALPRLLLASPSLAGAGATDFAAAFREAMLGANAEMHAAPGVDDSMSGTTAVAALVAGGALHVANVGDSRAVAGVWRAGRVVAEDLSWDQTPFRADERARVKACGARVMSVEQVEGMRDPEAEGWAPDEGDPPRVWARDGLYPGTAFTRSLGDLAAKAVGVVAEPEVKSVEITPSHLFFVVASDGVFEFLSSQEVVDRVATYQDPRDACSAIAAESYKLWLEHENRTDDITIIIVHIRDMENSGPAGSDKADYDSVRASIAVHTIQSEIPVFVQSEAIHMNRSAATGMQSLSSGSPTERSLSCVAPSPTHPLLVHGRISDASKPVQSEQRAASQPVQTWHQMDGGTELEWSIQQSIPPASC
- the LOC136552839 gene encoding probable protein phosphatase 2C 65 isoform X2, giving the protein MGCAQGKCCLPRHPRRGSSAAVGGGDHGGATLGRAAVPGAGLVLEYAALAVAGLYPESPARESQDAHLVTTRFAGDPNLHLFAVFDGHGAAGAACAGFARDALPRLLLASPSLAGAGATDFAAAFREAMLGANAEMHAAPGVDDSMSGTTAVAALVAGGALHVANVGDSRAVAGVWRAGRVVAEDLSWDQTPFRADERARVKACGARVMSVEQVEGMRDPEAEGWAPDEGDPPRVWARDGLYPGTAFTRSLGDLAAKAVGVVAEPEVKSVEITPSHLFFVVASDGVFEFLSSQEVVDRVATYQDPRDACSAIAAESYKLWLEHENRTDDITIIIVHIRDMENVLQGVTKRTTIASGHQ